In a single window of the Lepidochelys kempii isolate rLepKem1 chromosome 21, rLepKem1.hap2, whole genome shotgun sequence genome:
- the SOX13 gene encoding transcription factor SOX-13 isoform X6, which produces MPTIEKLLSSDWTERLLGRNTMESKEVKGTQESLAEKELQLLVMINQLSTLRDQLLTAHSEQKNMAAMLFEKQQQQMELARQQQEQIAKQQQQLIQQQHKINLLQQQIQQVNMPYVMIPAFPPSHQPLPVTSDSQLALPIQPIPCKPVEYPMQLLHSPPPPTLKRPAGSGHLQMQESSQPLNLTAKPKSSELSSASSSPSLKMSSCRSLTPNHGVTRDLQSSPPSLPLGFLGEGDAITKALQDARQLLHCHSGVTESSLNNPYRKDQMGLDSSSMKERMEETCMHRLDESMLTCDVDGSRHFPESRNNNHIKRPMNAFMVWAKDERRKILQAFPDMHNSSISKILGSRWKSMTNQEKQPYYEEQARLSRQHLEKYPDYKYKPRPKRTCIVEGKRLRVGEYKALMRNRRQDTRQGYLIAPQGSQMQASSSDVLYQRPVSMQLVPPLVEHCLPRSMDPNMPVIVNTRSLKSQEGDGGEDGHSVVDGEMYRYSEGEDSEGEDKSDGELVVLTD; this is translated from the exons ATGCCAACCATTGAGAAGTTACTCTCCAGTGACTGGACAGAAAGGCTTCTGGGTAGAAACACCATGGAATCCAAAGAGGTGAAAG GAACCCAGGAGAGCTTAGCGGAGAAGGAGCTGCAGTTGCTTGTCATGATCAACCAGCTCTCCACCTTGCGGGACCAGCTGCTGACGGCCCATTCGGAGCAGAAGAACATGGCAGCCATGCTGtttgagaagcagcagcagcagatggagCTGGCTCGGCAGCAACAGGAGCAG AttgccaagcagcagcagcagctcattcaGCAGCAGCACAAGATTAACCTGCTGCAGCAACAGATCCAG caggtCAATATGCCCTATGTGATGATTCCAGCCTTTCCTCCCAGCCACCAGCCTCTCCCTGTGACCTCAGACTCCCAGCTAGCACTTCCCATCCAGCCCATCCCTTGCAAGCCAG TGGAGTACCCCATGCAGTTGCTGCACAGCCCTCCCCCTCCGACACTGAAGAGACCCGCCGGCTCAGGCCACCTCCAGATGCAG gaGTCTTCACAGCCACTGAACCTAACGGCCAAACCCAAAAGCTCTGAGCTCTCCAGTGCCTCCAGCTCACCCAGCTTGAAGATGAGCAGCTGCCGGTCCCTCACTCCTAACCACGGGGTCACGAGAGACCTTCAGTCCAGCCCTCCCAGTCTGCCTCTGG GATTTCTGGGAGAGGGGGACGCCATCACTAAAGCACTCCAGGATGCACGGCAACTCCTGCACTGCCATAGCGGGGTGACTGAGAGCTCTCTGAATAACCCCTACCGGAAG GACCAAATGGGCTTGGATTCCTCGTCCATGAAGGAGCGGATGGAGGAGACGTGCATGCACAGACTGGACGAGTCCATGTTAACCTGCGATGTGGATG GCTCACGACACTTCCCCGAGTCCAGGAACAACAACCACATAAAGCGGCCCATGAATGCTTTCATGGTGTGGGCCAAGGACGAGAGGCGAAAGATTTTGCAGGCCTTCCCGGACATGCACAACTCCAGTATCAGCAAGATCCTGG GATCCCGGTGGAAATCGATGACGAACCAAGAGAAGCAGCCCTATTATGAGGAGCAGGCGCGGCTGAGCCGGCAGCACCTGGAGAAGTATCCCGACTACAAATACAAGCCGCGGCCAAAGCGCACCTGCATTGTGGAGGGGAAGCGGCTGCGCGTGGGCGAGTACAAGGCGCTGATGAGGAACAGACGGCAAGACACCAGGCAGGGCTACTTGATAGC GCCCCAGGGTAGTCAGATGCAAGCCTCTTCATCAGATGTCCTGTACCAGAGGCCGGTGAGCATGCAGCTGGTGCCACCGctggtggagcactgcctgccCCGCAGCATGGACCCCAACATGCCGGTCATTGTCAACACACGCAGCCTCAAGTCGCAAGAGGGTGACGGCGGGGAGGACGGGCACTCGGTGGTGGATGGCGAGATGTACCGGTACAGCGAGGGCGAGGACTCCGAGGGCGAGGACAAGAGCGACGGGGAACTGGTGGTGCTCACAGACTGA